From the genome of Thermococcus chitonophagus, one region includes:
- a CDS encoding DUF120 domain-containing protein, which yields MKLKTLFLLINLAKRGAIGREIMVTLRELAKELNVSPQTVLRWLDELEELGYVSRKYSKRGTSVQIKDEGMKLLETLYEELSSALYRGIIIGEVVSGIGEGAYYVQQYAPLIREYLGFDPYPGTLNVKVIFPKTIFDALCNARPIIIPGFVKDGRTFGDVRAYRVRIDGIEGAIVIPSRTIHPPKIAEIIAPVNLRKTLNLKDGDRIRIEAL from the coding sequence ATGAAACTTAAGACTTTATTCCTCCTGATAAACCTCGCAAAGAGGGGTGCAATAGGAAGAGAAATCATGGTCACATTGAGAGAGCTTGCTAAAGAACTTAACGTTTCTCCTCAGACAGTTCTCAGATGGCTTGATGAGCTCGAGGAGCTAGGATACGTCTCAAGAAAATACTCCAAGAGGGGAACATCAGTTCAGATAAAGGATGAAGGAATGAAGTTGCTAGAAACCTTGTATGAGGAACTGTCTTCGGCACTTTACAGGGGCATAATTATCGGTGAAGTAGTTTCAGGAATTGGAGAGGGAGCATATTATGTTCAGCAGTACGCTCCATTAATAAGGGAGTATCTGGGCTTCGATCCATACCCAGGGACACTAAATGTGAAGGTAATCTTCCCAAAGACAATATTTGATGCACTTTGCAACGCTCGACCGATCATAATCCCAGGCTTCGTAAAGGATGGGAGAACTTTTGGAGATGTCAGAGCTTACCGTGTAAGGATAGATGGAATTGAGGGGGCAATAGTCATTCCTTCGAGAACCATTCATCCTCCAAAGATAGCGGAGATTATAGCTCCAGTTAATCTAAGGAAAACACTAAATCTAAAAGACGGGGACAGGATAAGAATTGAGGCATTATAG